The stretch of DNA TCGCGGCGGCCTCACCCAACTCCGACCCGGTGCACAAGATCACCATCCTCTCCAGGGGCCGTGCCCTCGGTTACACGATGGTGCTGCCGGAGGAGGACAAGTACTCGACCACGCGTAACGAGATGCTCGACCAGCTCGCTTACATGCTGGGCGGGCGCGCGGCCGAGGAACTGGTCTTCCACGACCCGACGACGGGCGCCGCCAACGACATCGAGAAGGCGACCTCCACCGCACGGTCCATGGTCACGCAGTACGGCATGACCGAGCGGCTCGGCGCCATCAAGTTCGGCGCGGACAACAGCGAGCCGTTCGTGGGACGTGAGATGGGTCACCAGCGCGACTACTCGGAAGAGGTCGCCGCGCTGGTCGACGAAGAGGTCAAGAAGCTCATCGAGACCGCGCACAACGAGGCGTGGGAGATCCTGGTCGAGAACCGCGACGTCCTCGACAACCTGGTTCTTGAGCTTCTGGAGAAGGAGACGCTGGGCAAGGAGCAGATCGCCGAGGTCTTCGCTCCGATCGTCAAGCGTCCCGCCCGCCCCGCGTGGACGGGCTCCACCCGGCGCACCCCGTCGACCCGCCCGCCGGTGCTCTCCCCCAGGGAGCTGCACCTGACGAACGGGGCCAACGGCACCGCACCCGCGGTGACCAGTGGTGTCTCGACGGAGAAGGCGCCCACGGGTACCGAGTCGGAGCCGTCGCCGGCTCCGGAGGACCGTCCCGAGAGTTGAGTGCGTGAGGGGCGGACATCCGGGGTGTGAGCCCCGTCCGCCCCGCACGGCCCGGAATGCACGCCGCGCCCCCCAGGTTCTAGCCTGGGGGGCGCGGCGCTTTCGTATGCCCCGTTCGGGGGCGGTACGCGATGAGTACAAGGCGCGCAGTACAGGAACGAGGCACACATGACCGACGCGGTGACCCTGGACGGAGAGGGCTCGATCGGGGAGTTCGACGAGAAGCGCGCGGCGGACGCGGTGCGTGAACTCCTGCTCGCCGTCGGTGAGGACCCCGACCGCGAGGGGCTGCGGGAGACGCCCGCCCGTGTGGCGCGCGCCTACAAGGAGATATTCGCCGGCCTGTGGCAGAAGCCGGAAGACGTACTGACGACCACCTTCGACCTCGGCCACGACGAGATGGTCCTGGTCAAGGACATCGAGGTGCAGAGCTCCTGCGAGCACCACCTGGTGCCGTTCGTGGGGGTGGCGCACGTCGGCTACATCCCGTCAGCCGACGGGAAGATCAC from Streptomyces tsukubensis encodes:
- the folE gene encoding GTP cyclohydrolase I FolE, yielding MTDAVTLDGEGSIGEFDEKRAADAVRELLLAVGEDPDREGLRETPARVARAYKEIFAGLWQKPEDVLTTTFDLGHDEMVLVKDIEVQSSCEHHLVPFVGVAHVGYIPSADGKITGLSKLARLVDVYARRPQVQERLTTQIAESLMEILEPRGVIVVVECEHMCMSMRGVRKPGAKTITSAVRGQLRDPATRNEAMSLIMAR